One window of the Fusobacterium animalis 7_1 genome contains the following:
- a CDS encoding AAA family ATPase: MFPIFMWVKKYKSLENFQVNFDKSYNIKFEYKENRIKKLIIKKNINKIPKHFYGRNINSINIIIGKNGTGKSSILEMMSLFDRVNGTYKSYVDYPREFLIIYKTNNEKEFVLEGYHENDDDKYFEFLKMPKDSLTFLVNYYTFKMTENYEFIGTNNPKNLKNTGILRIKYGEEKINFFEKKYSYEEAEQGNYKISTGVSEGNKATIYEYFINKKNIQSELYRDANIVIEIPELDFYIDKIKNPFEIIKEIKLFNILKEEKIKDVVIKNYSNYLFSYKIWEIIENKSFQVDEILDIIKSEKIKLKKIKNTEQILEKLLDEIKEYENVKELSNKIHEILLLLNDVQVSELNFKRKTNILKKYKIKGIDSRTKKFLEKYDEIVNYPWTNKRLYLPEFEKILNITEEGMSDGERVRVNIFSTIHRFLGENGELKNKKYVTLLFDEVEMFLHPEWSRTFLHDLLLELKDYRDKQFKIIFASHSPFLLSDICSEGVIYLEKKERKTILKEIEIKNFGANIIDLFKNTMFLKSTFGEFATEKIKWVVDEIDNKNYSDIKNNPEINYIIEEIGEKLISNKLKSMIESKLENKDNAKEYYKNKIEEYQAKIKKIEEEEGKK; this comes from the coding sequence ATGTTTCCGATATTTATGTGGGTTAAAAAATATAAAAGTTTAGAGAATTTTCAAGTAAATTTTGATAAGAGTTATAATATTAAATTTGAATATAAAGAAAATAGAATAAAAAAATTAATAATTAAGAAGAATATAAATAAAATTCCTAAACATTTTTATGGTAGAAATATAAATAGCATAAATATTATAATTGGTAAAAATGGGACAGGGAAAAGTAGTATATTAGAAATGATGAGTTTATTTGATAGAGTTAATGGAACTTATAAAAGCTATGTTGACTATCCTAGAGAGTTTTTAATAATCTATAAAACTAATAATGAAAAAGAATTTGTATTAGAGGGATATCATGAAAATGATGATGATAAATATTTTGAATTTTTAAAGATGCCTAAAGACTCGTTAACTTTTTTAGTAAATTATTATACTTTTAAAATGACAGAAAATTATGAATTTATAGGAACTAATAACCCTAAGAATTTAAAAAACACCGGAATATTGAGAATAAAGTATGGTGAAGAAAAAATCAATTTTTTTGAAAAAAAATATTCATATGAAGAAGCTGAACAAGGGAATTATAAAATTAGTACAGGAGTAAGTGAAGGAAATAAAGCAACTATTTATGAATATTTTATTAATAAAAAAAATATACAATCTGAACTTTATCGAGATGCAAATATAGTTATAGAAATACCAGAATTAGATTTTTATATTGATAAAATAAAAAACCCATTTGAAATAATAAAAGAAATAAAGTTATTTAATATCTTAAAAGAAGAGAAAATAAAAGATGTAGTAATAAAAAATTATTCTAACTATTTATTTTCTTATAAAATTTGGGAGATAATTGAAAATAAATCCTTTCAAGTAGATGAAATATTGGATATAATAAAAAGTGAAAAAATAAAACTAAAAAAAATAAAAAATACAGAACAGATATTAGAAAAACTTTTAGATGAAATAAAAGAATATGAAAATGTAAAAGAGTTATCTAATAAAATTCATGAAATTCTTTTATTATTAAATGATGTTCAAGTGAGTGAATTAAATTTTAAAAGGAAAACTAATATTTTAAAAAAATATAAAATAAAAGGTATTGATTCTAGAACTAAGAAATTCTTAGAAAAATATGATGAAATAGTAAATTATCCATGGACAAATAAAAGACTTTATTTACCTGAATTTGAGAAAATACTAAATATAACAGAAGAGGGAATGAGTGATGGAGAAAGAGTTAGAGTAAATATATTTTCAACAATTCATAGATTTTTAGGAGAAAATGGAGAGTTGAAAAATAAAAAATATGTAACTCTTTTATTTGATGAGGTAGAAATGTTTTTACACCCTGAATGGTCTCGAACATTTTTACATGATCTTTTACTAGAATTAAAAGATTATAGAGATAAGCAATTTAAAATAATATTTGCTAGTCATAGTCCTTTTCTTTTATCAGATATTTGCTCAGAAGGAGTAATATATTTAGAAAAAAAAGAGAGAAAAACTATATTAAAAGAAATAGAAATAAAAAATTTTGGAGCAAATATTATTGACCTATTTAAAAATACCATGTTTTTAAAATCAACTTTTGGAGAATTTGCCACTGAAAAAATTAAATGGGTAGTAGATGAAATAGATAATAAAAATTACTCTGATATAAAAAATAATCCTGAAATTAATTATATAATAGAAGAAATTGGAGAAAAATTGATTTCTAATAAATTAAAATCAATGATTGAATCAAAACTTGAAAATAAAGATAATGCTAAAGAATATTACAAAAATAAAATAGAAGAATATCAAGCTAAAATAAAAAAAATAGAAGAGGAAGAAGGGAAAAAATAA
- a CDS encoding SIR2 family protein has protein sequence MEYIYQKSLYQFLKKEEINKIFINEDSKENKEVEIDDDILDFFLQNLKKIIKKEPFESRNEAEKKKFDDILKRLKEKNLTFSRDKLENLLKEKYGIIREKIAPFITSDNLNFLISNGCSIYTGSKGINNTTKSDLLSIIKNYEANTALKNLLDKVNFENLSPEKVLDKLFQISNFYDNIFSNETMLKEIKNLIEEYKETLLKNYVLEINYKNPYLHEELLLKLISIKKQNHINIFTLNYDILIEVSAEKLGIPINNGFQGFQIRKFNPANFNYKNYVETSNGDKKIEKSINLIKLHGSLSWEKDESVLPYNIIEKQLELNKTNNENWKLNYNNKEKIIIYPVQTKKSYTLDLPYSEMFRQFNDVINKTNSTLFIMGYSFSDEHINDIIENSLSNPFINIVLFLYSNQEECLKNKYLKKLITRAYIDSRLTIFFGDALSDFENIVSDILPIEAEKNPYREVIKQLEELVRIKNGDEE, from the coding sequence ATGGAGTATATTTATCAAAAAAGTTTATATCAATTTTTAAAAAAAGAAGAAATTAATAAAATTTTTATAAATGAAGACTCAAAAGAAAATAAAGAAGTAGAAATTGATGATGATATTTTAGATTTTTTCTTACAAAACTTAAAAAAAATTATAAAAAAAGAACCATTTGAAAGTAGAAATGAAGCAGAAAAAAAGAAATTTGATGATATTTTAAAAAGACTAAAAGAGAAAAATTTAACATTTTCTAGAGATAAACTAGAAAATTTATTAAAAGAAAAATATGGAATAATTAGAGAAAAAATAGCTCCTTTCATTACTTCTGATAATCTTAATTTTTTAATTAGTAATGGCTGTTCTATTTATACTGGTTCTAAAGGTATAAATAATACAACAAAAAGTGATTTATTAAGTATAATAAAAAACTATGAGGCAAATACAGCATTAAAAAATCTTTTAGATAAAGTAAACTTTGAAAATTTATCTCCTGAAAAAGTTTTGGATAAGCTTTTTCAAATAAGTAATTTTTATGATAATATTTTCAGTAATGAAACCATGTTAAAAGAAATTAAAAATCTAATAGAAGAATATAAAGAAACTCTTTTAAAAAATTATGTTTTAGAGATAAATTATAAAAACCCATATTTACATGAAGAATTGCTTTTAAAATTAATTTCTATAAAAAAACAAAATCATATTAATATTTTTACTTTAAATTATGACATTTTAATAGAAGTATCTGCTGAAAAATTAGGGATTCCTATAAATAATGGATTTCAAGGTTTTCAAATCAGAAAATTTAACCCAGCAAATTTTAATTATAAAAATTATGTAGAAACAAGTAATGGCGATAAAAAAATAGAAAAAAGCATAAATTTAATAAAATTACATGGTTCTCTTTCATGGGAAAAAGATGAATCTGTACTTCCATATAATATTATTGAAAAACAATTAGAATTAAATAAAACTAATAATGAAAATTGGAAATTAAATTATAATAATAAGGAAAAAATAATAATTTATCCAGTTCAAACAAAAAAATCATATACATTAGATTTACCTTATAGTGAAATGTTTAGACAATTTAATGATGTTATAAATAAGACTAATTCAACACTTTTTATTATGGGATATAGTTTTTCAGATGAACATATAAATGATATTATAGAAAATTCTTTAAGTAATCCTTTCATAAATATTGTTCTATTTCTTTATTCTAATCAAGAGGAATGCTTAAAAAATAAATATTTGAAAAAATTAATAACTAGAGCTTATATAGATAGTAGGTTAACAATATTTTTTGGTGATGCATTAAGTGATTTTGAAAATATAGTATCTGATATATTACCAATTGAAGCTGAAAAAAATCCTTATAGAGAGGTAATAAAACAATTAGAAGAACTTGTTAGAATAAAAAATGGTGATGAAGAATAA
- a CDS encoding ATP-binding protein, whose translation MEKIKIGRVVEIEGLNIIIEINEKEISEKINFKVGNQVTPVLINKLISIALLNGKELIGKIEKIVENNRFYTEENFKKQNNKICIFASLIGIYNYYTKKFDEGINNFPFINSEVYSISSEIKKNIMSISSEYKLKIGKSFNDNDVEIFANPDILFGKHLGIFGNTGTGKSCTVTSIIQGLKDRLTDEEGNLVKTSPKIIIFDPNNEYSNAFENTELKFLKIKKEDLKLPHNKLSYIEYYKLFGASQGVQVPILKESLQRNKKIKNDKYSFSDIKGEIDKIIEENSKELDRNNKIVRGNFSYNQWKNWLNPLLNRIEILEQNEELKLIIDYKEEIENTVEKIKNDKENNVFIIELDFDKEELDIIMFIFSKLLYNECKNENIVLVLEEAHRYINEEDIGEYKLGNYYIQKIAREGRKFGISLIVSSQRPSELSKSVVSQCNSFIIHRLTNKSDNEFVYRILSSHSKGYLSLLSGLEKQHALVCGEAFGFTDIIKIETANPTPKSEDPKMIEKWRDNLESF comes from the coding sequence ATGGAAAAAATAAAAATTGGAAGAGTAGTTGAAATTGAAGGTCTAAATATTATTATTGAAATTAATGAAAAAGAAATCTCAGAAAAAATAAACTTTAAAGTAGGAAATCAAGTTACTCCTGTATTAATAAATAAACTTATATCAATTGCATTATTGAATGGTAAGGAATTAATTGGAAAAATTGAAAAGATTGTTGAAAATAATAGATTTTATACAGAAGAAAATTTTAAAAAACAAAATAATAAAATTTGTATTTTTGCTAGTCTTATTGGGATATATAATTATTATACAAAAAAATTTGATGAAGGAATAAATAATTTTCCATTTATAAATTCTGAAGTTTATTCTATTTCCTCAGAAATAAAGAAAAATATTATGAGTATAAGTTCTGAATATAAATTAAAAATAGGAAAATCTTTTAATGATAATGATGTTGAAATATTTGCTAATCCTGATATATTATTTGGAAAACATTTAGGAATTTTTGGAAATACAGGAACAGGGAAAAGTTGTACAGTTACTTCTATTATCCAAGGATTAAAGGATAGATTAACTGATGAAGAAGGAAATTTAGTAAAAACATCTCCTAAAATTATAATATTTGATCCCAATAATGAATATTCTAATGCATTTGAAAATACTGAGTTAAAATTTTTAAAAATAAAGAAAGAAGATTTGAAATTACCACATAATAAATTAAGTTATATTGAATACTACAAATTATTTGGTGCAAGTCAAGGAGTTCAAGTTCCTATATTGAAAGAATCTTTACAAAGAAATAAAAAAATTAAAAATGATAAATATAGTTTCAGTGACATAAAGGGTGAAATAGATAAAATTATTGAAGAAAATTCTAAAGAATTAGATAGAAATAACAAAATTGTAAGGGGTAATTTTAGTTATAATCAATGGAAAAACTGGCTTAATCCTCTTTTAAATAGAATAGAAATACTAGAACAAAATGAAGAACTAAAATTAATAATAGACTATAAAGAAGAAATTGAAAATACAGTAGAAAAAATTAAAAATGATAAAGAAAATAATGTATTTATAATTGAATTAGATTTTGATAAAGAAGAATTAGATATAATAATGTTTATTTTTAGTAAACTTTTATATAATGAATGTAAAAATGAAAATATTGTATTAGTACTTGAAGAAGCACACAGATATATTAATGAAGAAGATATTGGAGAATATAAATTAGGAAATTATTATATTCAAAAAATTGCAAGAGAAGGAAGAAAATTTGGAATTAGCTTGATAGTATCAAGTCAAAGACCTTCAGAATTATCTAAAAGTGTAGTTTCACAATGTAATTCTTTTATAATACATAGATTAACAAATAAAAGTGATAATGAATTTGTTTATAGAATTTTAAGTAGTCATAGTAAAGGTTATTTGAGTTTACTTTCAGGTTTAGAAAAACAACATGCTTTAGTTTGTGGAGAAGCCTTTGGATTTACTGATATAATTAAAATAGAAACTGCAAATCCAACTCCAAAAAGTGAAGATCCAAAAATGATTGAAAAATGGAGAGATAATTTAGAAAGTTTTTGA
- a CDS encoding AAA family ATPase, with product MKKIPIGINDFKTLIENNYYYIDKTKHIEDILNDGSEVILFTRPRRFGKTLNMSMLKYFFDIENKEENKKLFNDLYIKNSEYISEQGKHPIIYISFKDLKAKNWEDSIFKLKNQLKDLYKEFLYLKDSLDEISQEDFNKIIYMKDNANYEYALKYLTEYLYKYYKQKVIVIIDEYDSPVVDSYENNYYDEAIMFFRNFYSSVLKDNQYLEKGFLTGILRVAKEGIFSGLNNLEVCSILDNKYSSFYGLTEDEVLKTLNYFNMEYKLDEVKDWYDGYKFGNKEIYNPWSILNYINKKEIGTYWVGTSNNFLINNILENAEASIFDELELLFSDKKIEKTIYSDSNFYNIRNPQEIWQLLLHTGYLTTKEKLDRNFYSLIIPNKEIKDFFERSFIGKFLGNEDTFKVMLNALLKKDIISFENNLQKILELSFSYYDIGTEEKFYHNFILGIVLSLSDKYYVKSNKESGYGRYDILLEPRNKKETAFILEFKVAKSENEIEKKLEEALKQIEDRKYDVELKNKNIFDIFKVAFVFYGKKVKVKNL from the coding sequence ATGAAGAAAATCCCAATAGGAATAAATGATTTCAAAACCTTAATTGAAAATAATTATTACTATATTGATAAAACAAAACATATAGAAGATATTTTAAATGATGGTTCAGAAGTTATTTTATTTACTCGTCCAAGAAGATTTGGAAAAACATTAAATATGTCAATGTTAAAATATTTTTTTGATATTGAAAATAAAGAAGAAAATAAAAAGTTATTTAATGATTTATATATAAAAAATTCTGAATATATAAGTGAACAAGGGAAACATCCAATTATATATATTTCATTTAAAGATTTAAAAGCTAAAAATTGGGAAGATTCTATTTTCAAATTGAAAAATCAATTAAAAGATTTATACAAAGAATTTCTTTATTTAAAAGATAGTTTAGATGAGATTTCACAAGAAGATTTTAATAAAATCATATATATGAAAGATAATGCTAATTATGAATATGCTTTAAAATATTTAACAGAATATTTATATAAATATTACAAGCAAAAAGTTATTGTAATTATTGATGAATATGATAGTCCAGTTGTAGATTCTTATGAAAATAATTATTATGATGAAGCAATAATGTTTTTTAGAAATTTTTATAGTTCAGTTTTAAAAGATAATCAATATTTAGAAAAAGGATTTTTAACAGGAATATTAAGAGTTGCCAAAGAAGGAATATTTTCAGGTTTAAATAATTTGGAAGTATGTAGTATATTAGATAATAAATATTCATCTTTTTATGGTTTAACAGAAGATGAAGTTTTAAAAACATTGAATTATTTTAATATGGAGTATAAGTTGGATGAAGTAAAAGATTGGTATGATGGATATAAATTTGGAAATAAAGAAATTTATAATCCTTGGTCAATTCTAAATTATATAAACAAAAAAGAAATTGGAACATATTGGGTAGGAACTTCAAATAATTTTTTAATAAATAATATTTTAGAAAATGCAGAAGCTAGTATATTTGATGAACTTGAATTACTATTTTCTGATAAAAAAATTGAAAAGACTATCTATTCAGATTCTAATTTCTATAATATAAGAAATCCACAAGAAATATGGCAGTTACTTTTACATACAGGTTATTTAACAACAAAAGAGAAACTTGATAGGAATTTCTATTCTTTAATTATTCCAAATAAAGAAATTAAAGATTTTTTTGAAAGAAGTTTTATAGGAAAATTCTTAGGAAATGAAGATACTTTTAAAGTGATGTTAAATGCTTTATTAAAAAAAGATATAATTAGTTTTGAAAATAATTTACAAAAAATTTTAGAATTAAGTTTTAGTTATTATGATATTGGAACAGAAGAAAAATTTTATCATAATTTTATTTTAGGAATAGTTTTATCTTTAAGTGATAAATACTATGTAAAATCAAATAAAGAAAGTGGCTATGGAAGATATGATATTCTTCTGGAACCAAGAAATAAAAAAGAAACTGCTTTTATTTTAGAATTTAAAGTAGCAAAAAGTGAAAATGAAATAGAGAAAAAATTAGAAGAAGCATTGAAACAAATTGAAGATAGAAAATATGATGTTGAATTAAAAAATAAAAATATATTTGATATTTTTAAAGTCGCTTTTGTATTTTATGGTAAGAAAGTAAAAGTTAAAAATTTATAA
- a CDS encoding ATP-binding protein, whose translation MKKGNVINLIKYYSENNDLAFRNEAYEIAKDFDKTGDYQLAEYIMGLLSDVNTFIPQIDENKLVFLKKLEINDEPLPLPDEIKKDVIGIVNAVGHNIGINKFLFQGAPGTGKTETVKQLARILDRNLFAVDFAYIIDSRLGETAKNISKLFNEINTLPSPEKVIILFDEIDSIALDRTNSKDIREMGRATTAVLKGLDNLNQKILLIATTNLFSHFDKALVRRFDSVIDFNRYSREDLIDISEIILNYYLSKFKFAGKNIRLFRKIISLIKKIPYPGDLKNIIKTSIAFSSPNDEYDYLKRLYSSLVGNKDLKTMQLQGFTVREIEILTGISKSQVSRELKE comes from the coding sequence ATGAAAAAAGGAAATGTTATAAATTTAATAAAATATTATTCTGAAAATAACGATTTAGCTTTTAGAAATGAGGCTTATGAAATAGCCAAAGATTTTGATAAAACTGGGGATTATCAATTAGCTGAATATATTATGGGATTACTTTCTGATGTAAATACTTTTATTCCTCAAATAGATGAAAATAAATTAGTATTTCTAAAAAAATTAGAAATAAATGATGAACCTTTACCACTTCCTGATGAAATTAAGAAAGATGTTATTGGGATAGTAAATGCTGTTGGTCATAATATAGGGATAAATAAATTTTTATTTCAAGGTGCACCAGGAACTGGGAAAACAGAAACAGTAAAACAACTTGCTAGAATATTGGATAGAAATTTATTTGCAGTAGATTTTGCATATATTATAGATAGCAGATTAGGAGAAACAGCTAAAAATATCTCAAAGCTATTTAATGAAATTAATACTTTGCCTAGTCCTGAAAAAGTAATTATACTATTTGATGAGATAGATTCTATTGCATTAGATAGAACAAACTCAAAAGATATAAGAGAAATGGGAAGAGCCACAACTGCTGTTTTGAAAGGTTTAGATAACTTAAATCAGAAAATTTTGCTTATAGCAACTACAAATCTTTTTAGTCACTTTGATAAAGCACTGGTAAGAAGATTTGATTCTGTAATAGATTTTAATAGATATTCAAGAGAAGATTTAATTGATATATCTGAAATAATATTAAATTATTACTTATCAAAGTTTAAATTTGCTGGAAAAAATATTCGTCTTTTTAGAAAAATAATTTCTCTTATAAAGAAAATTCCTTATCCTGGAGATTTGAAAAATATTATAAAAACATCAATAGCTTTTAGTAGTCCAAATGATGAATATGACTATTTGAAAAGATTATACTCATCTCTAGTAGGAAATAAAGATTTAAAAACCATGCAATTACAAGGTTTTACTGTAAGAGAAATAGAAATATTAACAGGTATTTCTAAAAGTCAAGTATCTAGGGAATTAAAGGAGTAG
- a CDS encoding S8 family peptidase, whose protein sequence is MNDILQLKGKFEQRKNESKPGASNIPKEKKVRLEHLKKLKDDLINVRKFWKNEKLLINPLISLYYRTVVAKSNRVKSILETSPKKNNDSIVGAKFSDSDIKKHIITHCISSKVLDDAIINLETIINLFYKTFGENITHEQIVDINNKKYEHIFSSTIPRTRFVNTIVDSYYLESFGVEKNNTSLEEKAIITLYNTGVKTSEIMKQLEIDFLERRSIDETTILLDPTQYKLLKEKAPYLISMAVSDISVLDKDDIFEKNKDYTISIPKPKNEPVIGVIDTMFDTNVYFSEWVEFKNMLEKDIPLDANDYYHGTEVSSIIVDGATINPNLDDGCGRFRVRHFGVAKSGSFSSFIVLKTIKEIVEKNKDIKVWNLSLGSVMEINSNFISPEAAILDKIQFENDIIFVVAGTNKPKNSNVKKIGAPADSINSMVVNSVSTSNKPVDYSREGLVLSFFNKPDISYYGGDSEQRIRTCSPYGETMVAGTSFAAPWISRKLAYLINILGLSKETAKALIIDSATGWNKQVYSSSLIGYGVVPIKISDVIQSSNDEIKFIIDGVSEKYDTYTYSIPVPDDGKNQPFILKVTLCYFPNCSRNQGVDYTNTEMDIKFGRLNIKKGKDGKKDRIDIEDINDNKQSEEVNYYLYEEDARKLFRKWDNIKHKREYLVTKKGGKRQGKKKKENPLWGISIKTKERLNSKDGKSLKFGLVITLKEINGVNRIEQFIQQCLFKGWLVNKINVENKIEIYNKAEEEIIFE, encoded by the coding sequence ATGAATGATATTCTTCAATTAAAAGGTAAATTTGAGCAAAGAAAAAATGAATCTAAACCTGGAGCTTCAAATATTCCAAAAGAAAAAAAAGTTAGATTAGAACATTTAAAAAAATTGAAAGATGATTTAATTAATGTTAGGAAATTTTGGAAAAATGAAAAACTTTTAATTAATCCATTAATAAGTTTATATTATAGAACTGTTGTTGCAAAAAGCAATAGAGTGAAATCTATTCTTGAAACTTCTCCAAAGAAAAATAATGATAGTATTGTAGGAGCAAAATTTTCTGATTCAGATATTAAAAAACATATAATTACTCATTGCATAAGTAGTAAAGTTTTAGATGATGCAATAATTAATTTAGAAACTATTATCAATCTTTTTTATAAAACATTTGGAGAAAATATAACTCATGAACAAATAGTAGATATAAATAATAAAAAATATGAACATATTTTTAGTTCTACTATCCCTAGAACAAGATTTGTAAATACGATTGTAGATTCATATTATTTAGAAAGTTTTGGTGTTGAAAAAAATAATACTTCCTTGGAAGAAAAAGCAATTATTACATTATATAATACAGGAGTAAAAACTTCTGAAATAATGAAACAATTAGAAATTGATTTTTTAGAAAGAAGAAGTATTGATGAAACAACTATTTTATTAGACCCCACTCAGTATAAACTTTTAAAAGAAAAAGCACCTTATTTAATATCTATGGCAGTGAGTGATATATCTGTTTTAGATAAAGATGATATTTTTGAAAAAAATAAAGATTATACTATAAGCATTCCTAAACCTAAAAATGAACCTGTGATAGGTGTTATAGATACTATGTTTGATACCAATGTTTATTTTTCTGAGTGGGTAGAATTTAAAAATATGTTAGAAAAAGATATTCCCTTAGATGCGAATGATTATTACCATGGTACAGAGGTTTCATCTATCATAGTTGATGGAGCAACAATAAATCCAAATTTAGATGATGGTTGTGGAAGATTTAGAGTTAGACATTTTGGAGTAGCAAAAAGTGGTAGTTTTAGTTCATTTATAGTTTTGAAAACAATAAAAGAAATAGTTGAAAAAAATAAAGATATAAAAGTTTGGAATTTATCTTTAGGTTCAGTTATGGAAATAAATTCTAATTTTATATCTCCAGAAGCAGCAATTTTAGATAAAATTCAATTTGAAAATGATATAATTTTTGTGGTTGCTGGAACAAATAAGCCCAAAAATTCAAATGTAAAAAAAATTGGAGCACCTGCTGATTCAATAAATTCAATGGTTGTAAATTCTGTTAGCACTAGTAATAAACCAGTTGATTATTCAAGAGAGGGTTTAGTGTTATCATTTTTTAACAAACCAGATATAAGTTACTATGGTGGAGATAGTGAGCAGAGAATTAGAACTTGTTCTCCCTATGGGGAAACAATGGTTGCTGGAACATCATTTGCAGCACCTTGGATAAGTAGGAAACTGGCATATCTTATTAATATCTTAGGTTTATCTAAAGAAACAGCTAAGGCTTTAATTATTGATTCTGCAACTGGTTGGAATAAACAAGTATATTCATCATCACTTATAGGATATGGAGTTGTTCCTATTAAGATTAGTGATGTTATACAAAGTTCTAATGATGAAATTAAATTTATTATTGATGGAGTTTCTGAAAAGTATGATACCTATACTTATAGTATCCCTGTTCCTGATGATGGAAAGAATCAACCATTTATATTAAAAGTAACCTTATGTTATTTCCCAAATTGTAGTAGAAATCAAGGAGTTGATTATACAAATACAGAAATGGATATAAAATTTGGAAGATTAAATATAAAAAAAGGAAAAGATGGAAAAAAGGATAGAATAGATATTGAAGATATAAATGATAATAAGCAGTCTGAAGAAGTAAATTATTATTTATATGAAGAAGATGCAAGAAAACTATTTAGAAAATGGGATAATATAAAACATAAAAGAGAATATCTAGTAACAAAAAAAGGTGGAAAAAGACAAGGTAAAAAGAAAAAAGAGAATCCTCTATGGGGAATTAGTATAAAAACAAAAGAAAGACTTAATTCCAAAGATGGAAAAAGTTTAAAATTTGGTCTTGTTATTACTTTAAAGGAAATTAATGGTGTGAACAGAATTGAGCAATTTATTCAGCAATGTTTATTTAAAGGTTGGCTAGTAAATAAAATTAATGTTGAAAATAAAATTGAGATTTATAATAAAGCTGAAGAAGAAATTATTTTTGAATAA